The following proteins are co-located in the Flammeovirga kamogawensis genome:
- a CDS encoding peptidylprolyl isomerase, giving the protein MQKKYKKNRIPSLLILCGLAFVLFSCNDGGDGDWEREKIVTTKVQNEGDDFLVKIHTKYGSMQVVLFDDTPIHKENFIKLAKQHYYDSLLFHRVIKGFMIQGGDPDSRFASEGESLGQGGLDYILPAEITETHFHQKGALAMARKGDNVNPDLESNAGQFYIVQGRAYRKKDLLETRTDYSKVNKYFSALIEDPEYANIATAYATLNEREDVQGQKRLMKKCIPLMEKKYKVKLVDRLNKEEMKKYTSVGGAPFLDQKYTVFGQVIDGLDIIDSLSNQKVDKRKRPIQDLKMWVEIEEVPMTSLRK; this is encoded by the coding sequence GTGCAAAAAAAATACAAAAAAAATAGAATACCTTCATTATTGATACTGTGTGGGTTAGCTTTTGTTTTATTCTCATGTAACGATGGTGGAGATGGAGACTGGGAAAGGGAGAAAATAGTGACTACTAAAGTGCAGAATGAAGGAGATGATTTCCTTGTGAAAATACATACAAAATACGGTAGTATGCAGGTGGTTTTATTTGATGATACACCTATTCATAAAGAGAATTTTATTAAACTAGCTAAGCAGCATTATTACGATAGTTTATTGTTTCATCGTGTAATAAAAGGTTTCATGATTCAGGGAGGAGACCCTGATTCTCGATTTGCATCTGAGGGTGAAAGTTTAGGACAGGGAGGTTTAGATTATATATTGCCTGCAGAAATTACGGAAACACATTTTCATCAGAAAGGGGCTTTAGCAATGGCTAGAAAAGGAGATAATGTTAATCCAGATTTAGAATCTAATGCAGGTCAGTTTTATATAGTTCAAGGTAGAGCATACAGAAAGAAGGATCTTTTAGAAACTAGAACTGACTATAGTAAAGTAAATAAATATTTTAGTGCCTTAATAGAAGATCCCGAATATGCGAATATTGCAACTGCCTATGCAACATTGAATGAAAGAGAGGATGTTCAAGGTCAGAAAAGATTAATGAAAAAATGTATTCCATTAATGGAGAAGAAATATAAAGTAAAATTGGTAGACCGATTAAATAAAGAAGAAATGAAGAAATATACTTCTGTTGGCGGTGCACCTTTTTTAGATCAAAAATATACTGTATTCGGACAGGTAATTGATGGACTTGATATTATTGATAGCCTTTCAAATCAGAAGGTAGATAAAAGAAAAAGACCAATTCAAGATTTGAAAATGTGGGTAGAGATTGAAGAAGTCCCAATGACATCATTAAGAAAGTAA
- the fabD gene encoding ACP S-malonyltransferase: protein MKAYVFPGQGAQFTGMGKDLYDSNEKAKELFEKANEILGFRITDVMFEGTADELKQTNVTQPAVFLHSVITALCADEFTPNVVAGHSLGEFSALVACGALNFEDALKLVAKRAAAMQKACELNPSTMAAILGLSDEDVEKVCDSVDGVVAANYNCPGQLVISGSKEGIEKACEVAKEAGAKRALPLPVGGAFHSPFMEPAKEELQKAIEETVLNTPKCPIYQNVDAKPQTDPETIKANLIAQLTAPVRWTQIVQAMIADGVTEFIECGPGKVLSGLVKKVDRKMPVSSL from the coding sequence ATGAAAGCATATGTATTCCCTGGTCAAGGTGCACAATTCACTGGAATGGGTAAGGATCTGTATGATTCTAATGAGAAAGCAAAAGAGCTTTTCGAAAAAGCGAACGAAATTTTAGGTTTCCGCATTACAGATGTGATGTTCGAAGGTACTGCCGATGAACTAAAACAAACAAACGTAACTCAGCCAGCTGTTTTTTTACATTCTGTAATTACTGCTTTATGTGCAGATGAGTTTACACCAAACGTGGTTGCAGGTCATTCTTTAGGAGAATTTTCTGCTTTAGTAGCTTGTGGAGCATTAAACTTTGAAGATGCTTTAAAATTAGTAGCTAAAAGAGCTGCAGCTATGCAAAAAGCATGTGAACTGAATCCATCTACTATGGCTGCAATTTTAGGTCTTTCTGATGAAGACGTAGAGAAAGTATGTGATAGTGTTGATGGAGTTGTAGCAGCAAATTATAACTGCCCAGGTCAATTAGTGATTTCTGGTTCTAAAGAAGGAATTGAGAAAGCATGTGAAGTGGCTAAAGAAGCAGGAGCAAAAAGAGCATTACCTTTACCTGTTGGAGGAGCTTTTCATTCTCCTTTTATGGAGCCTGCAAAAGAGGAATTACAAAAGGCAATTGAAGAAACAGTTTTAAATACGCCAAAATGCCCAATCTACCAAAACGTAGATGCTAAGCCTCAAACAGATCCGGAAACAATTAAAGCAAACTTAATTGCACAATTAACAGCTCCAGTACGCTGGACTCAAATTGTTCAGGCAATGATTGCTGATGGTGTTACTGAATTTATTGAATGTGGACCAGGAAAAGTATTGTCAGGTCTTGTTAAAAAAGTAGACCGTAAGATGCCAGTCTCTTCTTTATAA
- the yihA gene encoding ribosome biogenesis GTP-binding protein YihA/YsxC has protein sequence MKIKEAVFVMSNADAEKCPEPKIPEYAFIGRSNVGKSSLINAITGQKKLAKTSSTPGKTQLINHFIINEEWYLCDLPGYGYAQVSKTEREKFMRMIRKYIASRENLMNTFVLVDIRHEPQQNDLDFMAWMGEKQLAFSIVFTKADKLGQGKASKNIAIYKRQLKKQWEECPPMFISSSETRQGVNDILDYIEDINGYWEDQK, from the coding sequence ATGAAAATTAAAGAAGCCGTTTTTGTGATGAGTAATGCTGATGCTGAGAAATGCCCAGAACCAAAAATTCCAGAATATGCATTTATTGGTAGGTCTAATGTTGGTAAATCATCTTTGATAAACGCAATTACAGGGCAAAAAAAATTAGCAAAAACATCTTCAACACCAGGTAAAACACAATTAATAAATCACTTTATTATTAATGAAGAGTGGTATTTATGTGACTTGCCAGGATACGGCTACGCACAAGTTAGTAAAACGGAGCGTGAGAAGTTTATGCGAATGATTAGAAAGTACATTGCATCAAGAGAAAACTTGATGAATACTTTTGTATTGGTTGATATTCGTCATGAGCCGCAACAAAATGATCTAGATTTTATGGCCTGGATGGGTGAAAAACAATTAGCATTCTCTATTGTTTTTACAAAAGCAGACAAATTAGGACAAGGAAAAGCATCAAAAAATATAGCGATTTATAAAAGACAGTTAAAAAAGCAGTGGGAAGAATGTCCTCCAATGTTTATTTCATCTTCAGAAACCCGTCAAGGTGTTAATGATATTTTGGATTATATAGAAGATATTAATGGGTATTGGGAAGATCAAAAATAA
- a CDS encoding T9SS type A sorting domain-containing protein, giving the protein MKLNTPFLLCLILGVFSLNTYGQCDDLVTNFNSNVTFSSSASCGSGSSIILESNTSNRQLIISNGTVVIDVGEGGTLDLSSNSVSFQGGYFLDNNGIDLIINEGATLIINGSLELNSNSTLTVNGELIVSGNIETFDVNSCFLCSPAYVVAYDKEVSDDVEFTVGSTGKLHIGGNADFGYSNGSGGNRMFINGSIDIDNSGNDFDSVPLENNVDPDGPFSSTLSITYSTNSHIADFFKSDSVSAHSDFDAKDIATTIMTGIHVSAATGWFGKEVRVASSEGFLADELKVNKLNGKVIYSLQDLEDALHSIKWQIKDNDVKKELAKYHKNGQNKKIIDPEKVSAIQTYFDIERKITIEFVAEGSSSGRTGELLTSNQRIASIPEITITSNSEDLPVTLVSFEAYNLEDNSVALEWTTATEINNSHFEIWRSTDNKSWNLLAKIDSEGGNSNYAIDYAYVDEHPLNLAYYKLIQYDFDGVNESFGPLKVTSLYKEEKMITKVYPNNISSSANATNIVINGLMSYQREIEIQLYDQQGNILIEEHLNNIKTEAYLHQFSLPNNLTTGMYYVVISSGTERTKNKVIVN; this is encoded by the coding sequence ATGAAGCTTAATACCCCTTTTTTATTGTGTCTAATTTTAGGAGTGTTTTCACTAAATACATATGGACAATGTGATGACCTTGTTACTAATTTTAATTCAAATGTTACATTTTCATCTTCAGCATCTTGTGGTTCAGGAAGTAGTATTATTTTGGAAAGTAATACATCAAATAGACAACTTATAATATCAAATGGTACCGTAGTTATTGATGTCGGAGAGGGAGGAACTCTTGATTTATCATCAAATAGTGTAAGTTTTCAAGGCGGCTATTTTTTAGATAATAATGGAATAGATTTGATTATTAATGAAGGAGCAACTTTAATAATAAACGGCTCTCTTGAATTAAACTCCAACTCTACATTAACTGTTAATGGAGAATTAATTGTATCTGGAAATATTGAAACTTTTGATGTGAACTCTTGTTTTTTATGTTCACCAGCGTATGTTGTTGCATATGATAAAGAGGTATCAGATGATGTAGAATTTACTGTTGGTAGTACAGGTAAATTGCATATTGGCGGTAATGCAGATTTTGGTTATAGTAATGGTTCTGGTGGAAATAGAATGTTTATTAATGGATCTATTGATATAGACAACAGTGGAAATGATTTTGATTCGGTTCCATTAGAAAATAATGTAGATCCGGATGGCCCTTTCTCTTCAACATTAAGTATTACATATTCTACAAATAGCCATATTGCAGATTTCTTTAAATCAGATAGTGTATCTGCTCATTCAGATTTTGATGCTAAAGATATTGCTACAACCATAATGACAGGTATCCATGTTTCTGCTGCTACAGGATGGTTTGGTAAAGAAGTTAGAGTAGCATCATCAGAAGGTTTTTTAGCGGATGAGTTAAAAGTAAATAAGTTAAATGGTAAAGTAATTTATAGTTTACAAGATTTAGAAGATGCTCTACATTCTATTAAGTGGCAGATTAAAGATAACGACGTTAAAAAAGAATTAGCCAAATACCATAAGAATGGTCAAAATAAAAAAATAATAGATCCTGAAAAGGTAAGTGCTATTCAAACTTATTTTGATATAGAAAGAAAAATTACCATTGAATTTGTAGCAGAAGGAAGTTCTTCAGGAAGAACTGGAGAATTATTGACTTCAAATCAAAGGATTGCGTCAATTCCAGAAATAACAATTACAAGTAACTCAGAAGATCTTCCAGTTACATTAGTAAGTTTTGAAGCATATAATTTAGAAGACAATAGTGTAGCTTTAGAATGGACAACGGCTACTGAAATAAATAATTCTCATTTCGAGATTTGGAGATCTACAGATAATAAAAGTTGGAATTTACTTGCAAAAATAGATAGTGAAGGAGGAAATAGTAATTATGCTATTGACTATGCTTATGTAGATGAACACCCTTTAAACCTGGCGTATTATAAACTTATTCAATATGATTTTGATGGAGTAAATGAATCTTTTGGTCCTTTAAAAGTGACCTCACTTTACAAGGAAGAAAAAATGATTACTAAAGTATATCCTAATAATATATCTTCTAGTGCAAATGCTACAAATATTGTAATTAATGGTTTAATGAGTTACCAAAGAGAAATTGAAATTCAACTTTATGATCAGCAAGGAAATATTCTAATAGAAGAGCACTTGAATAATATTAAAACAGAAGCTTATTTACACCAATTTAGTTTACCTAACAATTTAACAACGGGTATGTATTATGTTGTTATTTCTTCTGGTACAGAGAGAACAAAAAATAAAGTAATTGTAAATTAA
- a CDS encoding TetR/AcrR family transcriptional regulator yields the protein MEIDQLRIRIIEEARQQFQVNGLKRVTMSDISQAIGVSKKTLYTVFSNKKELVEATLSYHMEEDINYMEEVNELDEDAVFKLAKTFYYFYERVRIVNPMTFMDMKKFYPEIWSKYECHKKGCFHDTLISIIQQGCSEQLFYGDIDVELLVIMRMWQVETAFDHNFFPHDRFPLAKMQLEFFKHFIRGIATPNGVKLLDQYLTEFNKQDNQSTIL from the coding sequence TTGGAAATAGATCAATTACGTATTCGCATAATTGAAGAAGCACGCCAACAGTTTCAGGTAAACGGTTTAAAACGCGTAACAATGTCTGATATTTCGCAAGCAATAGGCGTATCTAAAAAGACATTATATACAGTTTTTAGTAATAAAAAAGAGCTTGTAGAAGCTACTTTATCTTACCATATGGAAGAGGATATCAACTATATGGAAGAGGTGAATGAGCTAGACGAGGATGCAGTTTTTAAATTGGCAAAGACTTTTTATTATTTCTATGAACGTGTTAGGATAGTTAATCCAATGACTTTTATGGACATGAAAAAGTTTTACCCTGAAATATGGTCAAAATATGAATGCCATAAGAAAGGATGTTTTCACGATACTCTAATTAGTATTATACAACAAGGGTGCAGTGAACAACTCTTTTATGGAGATATTGACGTAGAGCTTTTAGTTATCATGCGTATGTGGCAAGTAGAGACGGCATTTGACCATAATTTCTTTCCTCATGATAGATTTCCATTGGCTAAAATGCAATTAGAGTTCTTCAAACATTTTATAAGAGGTATTGCAACTCCAAATGGTGTCAAATTATTGGACCAATACCTAACTGAATTTAATAAACAAGATAATCAATCAACAATCTTATGA
- a CDS encoding efflux RND transporter periplasmic adaptor subunit produces MLFKYKFLALLSVITILNSCSEEKETLEQKQAKVIDYKQKITELEKEISEMSAGKEEVVQLKPVTVFDATPITFNHFVDVPGDVTSNRNVVVAPETTGRLLKRYVAEGAYVKRGQYLAKLDVELVQKQIDEINTNLELANVLYEKQDKLWKQGIGSEVQYLQAKNNKESLEAKLASLKEQEGKGYVIAPISGKIDEIFMKEGEMAPAGQPYARIVDLSRIEVVAEVSEAYSRVVKKGDKVLVRFPMLDIERNMHVDVVGQTINQMNRTFKIRMRIAERGLNIKPNTMAIVRINDFSEKNAVAIPSNLVQKNTKGETFTYVLTAKGGKQNVVTKVPVITGKSYQGKTLITEGIEANARVIDKGYSEVINGEQVRIVDYQI; encoded by the coding sequence ATGCTATTTAAATATAAATTTTTAGCCCTACTCTCTGTAATAACAATCTTAAACTCTTGCAGTGAAGAGAAAGAGACACTTGAGCAAAAACAAGCTAAAGTAATTGACTATAAACAGAAAATTACTGAGTTGGAAAAAGAAATCAGTGAAATGAGTGCTGGTAAAGAAGAAGTTGTTCAATTAAAACCTGTTACAGTTTTTGATGCAACTCCTATCACTTTTAATCACTTTGTAGATGTCCCTGGTGATGTAACATCTAACAGAAACGTTGTTGTAGCTCCAGAAACTACAGGTAGATTATTAAAAAGATATGTTGCTGAAGGTGCTTATGTAAAAAGAGGTCAATATTTAGCAAAATTAGATGTAGAGCTTGTTCAAAAGCAAATAGATGAAATTAATACAAATCTAGAGCTTGCAAATGTATTGTATGAAAAGCAAGATAAACTATGGAAGCAAGGTATTGGTTCTGAAGTGCAATATTTACAAGCAAAGAACAATAAGGAATCTTTAGAAGCTAAACTAGCTAGTTTAAAAGAACAAGAAGGTAAAGGATATGTGATTGCTCCAATTTCTGGTAAAATTGATGAGATTTTTATGAAAGAAGGAGAGATGGCACCAGCTGGACAGCCTTATGCTAGAATTGTTGATTTATCAAGAATAGAAGTTGTAGCTGAAGTTTCTGAAGCTTATAGCCGAGTAGTAAAGAAAGGTGATAAGGTACTTGTGAGATTCCCAATGCTTGATATTGAAAGAAATATGCATGTTGATGTAGTTGGTCAGACGATTAACCAAATGAACAGAACATTTAAAATTAGAATGAGAATAGCTGAAAGAGGTTTAAATATTAAACCAAATACAATGGCTATAGTTCGTATCAACGACTTTTCTGAGAAAAATGCAGTTGCTATCCCAAGTAATCTTGTTCAGAAGAATACAAAAGGTGAAACATTTACTTATGTTTTAACTGCAAAAGGTGGAAAACAAAATGTGGTAACAAAGGTTCCTGTAATAACAGGTAAATCTTACCAAGGTAAAACACTTATTACAGAAGGAATAGAAGCCAATGCTAGAGTAATTGATAAAGGTTATTCTGAAGTTATTAATGGCGAGCAAGTGAGAATCGTGGATTATCAGATCTAA
- a CDS encoding response regulator, producing MTMAFTNGVEQPTVQKAIVVDDNIINAHYLKKMLTDEGLEITVISDTSQLFKLSNEVAVKMVFLNEETLGGQMNETIDRLSQISEDTNHSITIVGTTPYSLEGARKKLLSMGAAYALSTPIYKNHLEEIIRTSTKEKNPS from the coding sequence ATGACGATGGCATTTACAAATGGCGTAGAGCAGCCAACGGTACAAAAAGCGATTGTGGTTGATGATAATATTATCAACGCACATTACCTCAAGAAAATGTTAACTGATGAAGGACTAGAAATAACTGTAATATCAGATACTTCTCAACTTTTCAAATTATCAAATGAGGTTGCCGTTAAAATGGTGTTTCTAAACGAAGAAACATTAGGGGGACAAATGAATGAGACAATTGATAGATTGTCACAAATATCTGAGGATACCAATCATTCTATTACAATAGTTGGTACAACACCTTATAGTTTAGAAGGTGCTCGTAAAAAATTACTAAGCATGGGTGCTGCTTATGCATTAAGTACTCCTATTTACAAAAATCATTTAGAAGAGATTATTAGAACCTCTACTAAAGAAAAAAATCCTTCCTAG
- a CDS encoding glycerophosphodiester phosphodiesterase family protein has translation MRNLFVLVALLFSTIQVQAQKLDFKSVNDLYQFMDYNNSPKQLVSAHRGGPYPGYPENCIPTFNHLTKNVYAPVIELDVEMSKDSVLFLMHDNELGRTTTGNGSVRNYTWKELQDIRLKDDEGTLTKYKFDTFDKVLKWTKKGKAILTVDVKRGVPFEKVVAAIHKAQVEKYAAVITYNWEDAKLVHKLAPELMISVTIMDDKGWEAAKASGIPFDRMIAFTGVKLADKSLFDKLHKEGIYCISATFHTSDKETEVAKRQAEYKAAWDLGVDIIATDLPIEANQANK, from the coding sequence ATGAGAAATTTATTTGTTCTTGTAGCATTACTTTTTAGCACGATTCAGGTTCAGGCTCAAAAATTAGATTTTAAATCTGTCAACGACCTTTATCAATTTATGGACTACAATAACAGTCCTAAACAATTAGTAAGTGCACACAGAGGAGGACCTTACCCTGGATACCCAGAAAACTGTATTCCTACTTTTAATCATCTTACAAAAAACGTTTATGCCCCAGTTATAGAATTGGATGTAGAAATGAGTAAAGACAGTGTATTGTTTTTAATGCACGATAATGAATTAGGAAGAACAACTACGGGTAATGGGTCTGTTAGAAATTACACTTGGAAAGAGTTACAGGATATCCGTTTAAAAGACGATGAAGGCACCCTAACAAAATACAAATTTGATACTTTTGATAAAGTCTTGAAATGGACAAAGAAAGGAAAAGCTATTCTTACAGTTGATGTAAAGCGTGGTGTACCTTTCGAAAAAGTTGTTGCAGCAATCCATAAAGCACAAGTAGAAAAATATGCTGCTGTTATTACTTACAATTGGGAAGATGCTAAACTAGTTCACAAATTAGCACCAGAATTAATGATTTCGGTAACAATTATGGACGATAAAGGATGGGAAGCTGCAAAAGCATCTGGTATTCCATTTGATAGAATGATTGCATTTACTGGAGTAAAATTAGCAGATAAATCATTATTTGATAAATTACACAAAGAAGGTATTTATTGTATTTCTGCCACTTTCCACACTTCTGATAAAGAAACTGAAGTTGCAAAAAGACAGGCTGAATACAAAGCCGCTTGGGATTTAGGTGTTGATATTATTGCAACTGATTTACCTATTGAGGCGAATCAAGCTAACAAATAA
- a CDS encoding TolC family protein, translating into MRINLRWITMMTLLTISHLSAHAQESAYSIQECISYAFQNTGTIKNAVLEQGISQAKVGEIISMGLPQIDLEGQLIDNLKIQKAYLPGNAFDPNGDPDQTVGVEFGTQFNSNAQIKANQLLFDGTFFIGVKAAKVYNELASKELIRSKIDVAEAVTKAYYYVLVQREYLELVNRNKDILESLYNETNAMYEAGMVEEIELNRIEVTFNSITIQQTQMEQMNIIAEKLLKFQMGMDINTPITLSEKLEDFREFIVTPTDLAEAKNRIEYSILMTNIKLNNFDIRATKAEYWPKLYAFGAYGVNAGSTSFGTLYDNTGDFANIGVSLSVSLFDGLNRHKRIQQKKLKGQQLQNSRIDLERQISIEQEQSRIVYETNKATLNLQEKNMEVSDKVYTNSQIKFKEGVGSSVEVTTSSQDFATAANEYFSSLYEVLIAKLSYEKANGRLLDYVEGEDLEKDEEILKKNNEK; encoded by the coding sequence ATGAGAATCAACTTAAGGTGGATTACAATGATGACGTTACTAACTATTAGTCATCTATCTGCTCATGCACAAGAAAGTGCATATAGTATTCAAGAATGTATTAGTTATGCATTTCAAAATACAGGAACAATTAAAAATGCAGTTTTAGAACAAGGTATTTCACAAGCAAAAGTTGGTGAAATAATTTCAATGGGTTTACCTCAAATTGATTTAGAGGGACAGCTTATTGATAACCTTAAAATACAAAAAGCATATCTTCCAGGAAATGCTTTTGATCCGAATGGTGATCCTGATCAAACAGTTGGTGTTGAATTTGGTACTCAGTTTAATTCAAATGCTCAAATTAAAGCCAATCAATTATTATTTGATGGTACTTTCTTTATTGGAGTTAAAGCAGCAAAAGTTTACAATGAACTTGCATCAAAAGAATTAATCAGATCTAAAATAGACGTTGCAGAGGCAGTAACAAAAGCATATTATTATGTGCTTGTACAAAGAGAATATCTTGAACTAGTAAATAGAAATAAAGATATTTTAGAATCACTTTATAACGAAACTAACGCAATGTATGAAGCCGGTATGGTGGAAGAGATTGAGTTAAACAGAATTGAAGTGACGTTTAATAGTATCACAATCCAACAAACACAAATGGAACAAATGAATATAATTGCTGAAAAGCTTTTAAAGTTCCAAATGGGTATGGATATCAATACACCTATTACGTTATCAGAAAAACTTGAAGATTTTAGAGAGTTTATAGTAACACCAACTGATTTAGCTGAAGCAAAAAATAGAATTGAATACTCTATTTTAATGACGAATATTAAGTTGAATAACTTTGATATTAGAGCAACTAAAGCTGAATATTGGCCAAAGCTTTATGCTTTTGGAGCCTATGGTGTGAATGCTGGTAGTACTAGTTTTGGAACATTATATGATAACACAGGAGATTTTGCAAACATTGGTGTCTCTTTATCTGTTTCTTTATTTGATGGTTTAAATAGACATAAACGTATTCAACAAAAGAAATTGAAAGGACAACAACTTCAGAACTCTCGTATTGATTTGGAACGCCAGATTTCTATTGAACAAGAACAATCTAGAATAGTTTACGAAACAAATAAGGCAACACTTAATCTTCAGGAGAAGAACATGGAAGTGTCTGATAAAGTATATACAAACTCTCAGATTAAGTTTAAGGAAGGTGTTGGTTCTTCTGTAGAAGTTACAACATCATCTCAAGATTTTGCCACAGCTGCAAATGAGTATTTCTCTTCTTTATATGAAGTGCTTATTGCTAAGTTATCTTACGAAAAAGCGAATGGTCGTTTGCTTGATTACGTAGAAGGTGAAGATCTTGAAAAAGATGAAGAGATCCTTAAAAAGAATAATGAGAAATAA